From the genome of Myxocyprinus asiaticus isolate MX2 ecotype Aquarium Trade chromosome 39, UBuf_Myxa_2, whole genome shotgun sequence:
TAATGAATAAATAcaagtaaaatgtaaaacaagGTACTAGTCACTACTGGAATACTTACTAGTAACTAAAAAAATAAGTACaagtaacataaaaatagatgCTTGTAAGCTTTAAGGAATAAATGTTAAAAGCACTTGCCATACAATTTGTTTCATCTGACCGGAAAACAGACCTCCAAAATGCAAGGTCTTTCAGAGGCATGTTCTCTTGTCTGGCTGTTAAATCAAACAGATTataattctgtttggtgcagcTAATGGAACATAAATTAAAAAGCATGATTTTCCACAGTCTTAGCCTTTTCTGAAGCATAATGTGCGTGTGCATACCAGGAAACGGTTGCGAGATGATCTGATTCTTGACAACGATGTGAGGAATCTGGGATTTGATCTGAACAGCTTCACGTGAGAGCTGAGCAAAAATCTCCTTACACAGCAGCACGTTCTGGGCGGCTTCTAGCTTTAAATGCCACATCTGAGAACCTGACAGAGAAAAAGCAATGAGACATGAACACAGAGTTACTACAGCTGGACAACGGTGAAAATTGGGAATTTGCATATTGTTTGAACCTAATAGCAGTTCATTTAATCGGTACATGGACATTCAGCTATTGGCTTACTGAAGCCGTAAAATCTGATTCCAAAAGTACAATTTCTGTGTTAAAACTAGCTGGATATACCTGGTTTGGCTTTGGGTTGTTTTCTGAAGAGATTCACTGTGCCAAGATCTCCTATATCAGGTGACTGTTTCTGAATGGACACCTGCAGACATCCAGAGAAACATCCAGATGTTTTCTGTTAATTCTTCTGAAAAATTATTCTCCATTAAATTTCCATCAGACATTCTTGAATTTGACCTTGATATAAGCAGAGCCTTCCAGATCACTGGGGATCTGCACATTGAGAGGACAATAATCATCTGGAATTTTCTTATCTAGGTCAATATCTGTGTTCTTTATAACCTCAAATGTGCCATGATGGGGGAACAGCGACCCTACATGTGAacacaaaatacaacaaaaacattAGAAACATTCATCTATGTAAACATTTATCTAGACTAGCATCATAAACTTCTCCATTAACCTCTTCATTAAAGGTCAATAtttgctatatactgtatacagtgtgtgtgtgtatgtatgtatgtatgtatatatatatatatatattatatatatatatatatatatatatataatatattatttatttattttttcattttgaggACATTTTAACCATGTAAAAATATGTGTGAAAAAGATTCTTTTGGTCAAAATTATcactttaataaattaatttaaaggttgtctcttcaacttcaggcacttatATCACTGTGAAtgtctagaaagtaaagtcttgttaaaataattttaactcaatatttatttttatttttttgcttgctaacaacatccaacagtgtatgtacatgcatcaggAGATTTATGTCtgctttttcattttttctgaaagtcataaaaACAATTCCcgccacagtgtcatttccagcacatttcaaattctgtatagtgttttaaagaattctgtcctGGAAATgaaatttttcatgtttttgaaataaaatggctgacttgctaaggctaatttcattgctaacattttatgtaccctaaatgcacacaaataaataatattttcacactttttgaataatttggcaaaattacagcttgattggaaatgatggccaaatttttttttatttccctttatctttctgttttgtctcatatttcatctcaagtacactcttcactgacacttttgtccacatggttaacaagtacactaacttttaaaaaacatttttattagctTGCTCAGAAAGTCTTCCTCGAGTTAATTAATGtaggtggtcaaaacagctttctgtgctttagcgccaccaaTTGTGCTGGTTTTGGTAATTGCAGTGGCTCCTGAAAGGGGGATCAACAACTCATATTTTATTGGTTGGGGTATTTCACCagctggtgaagaaagaaaaatgcacacactcaccataatatatatatatatatatcttgcttTGTAGGCGTGCCAATGTCCGCTCCCGGTGTGAATggaatgaattaataaaattgtGGCGAAAATTtgcgtttggtgtgcaaaggcctttggTGTAAGACCAATTGCATGTCACACTGATGAACTACTAAAATTAGTGCATTACCAGCGCTGCGGTAACTGAGATCTCCCAGGATTTTGTCTCCGACTTTCCGCAGCTTCCACTGTGAGCGCAGACGCAGCAGCTCTGAGTTAAAGTCTCTCTGTCTGCGCTGCTCCTGGTTCTCTGCCACTGACTTGGTCAGTTTCTCTGCACCTTTAAGAAGCAGCTGGGCTGCAGTGGCCAAGGACTTTTTCTTACTGATCAACTGGAAAACCTGCGgagtctaaacacacacacacacacacacctgttaaaTTTAAGTTTTTCAAGTCACCTCAAAAgggcatttgcaacccattttacttccatagtaTGATGCATTTCAGAATGAAATGGGGATATTCAAAGAGAAAATTATGTAGGATGGATTTTATCCATCGTGCACACTGGGTGTATCAACAAAGCCAGACCTGTAAATGAGTTTGCAGTGGATTGTAGAGGACTACTCTCCTCCTGAAACACCGCCTTGCTTTTCATAGCAGTGAGTTTAATGCAAGCGCTGTGTTGATGTGGTTAGTGTTTTAAATGACCTTTGCCATAGTGGGGTCCTGGGACACTGGGTCGAGTGTCATGTACTTCTTCTCTTTGACCACGCTGAGGACGTCATGCAGCACACACATCTCTGTTAGTGCGCTACGCAGGTTGTTACGCACAGAGTCCCACGGCCACAGCGACGGCTGGAACTTCACTGTACCTGTCAGCAGAGAGCAGCTGTAATGGTTCAAGCCTGTTTGAAGAATAAGCACCAGTGACGTAACAGGGTTTGAGTCGAACAGACGTACCCTCGTCCTCCTCTGGTTCCAGTTTGCTCCACTCGTCCCGGCTCTCTCCTTCAGTGCGCTCTTCATCCGAATCGGAGCTCTGGCCGAAGTCGATCCTCTGAGCGAGCTTAGCCAGATTCTGAGACATGGACAGTGGCGGGACGTACGTCTCCAACCCGTCCAGAGACACTTCCTGTACCTGCCGTTCACAGGACGACTCGATGCTCACACGAACTGCTGGACCACCCGACATCATTCTGAAGACACCGGGGCTACTACTGAGAAATGACAAACACAACAAACATTCAGTCACCctaaatgctgtctagataggcagctcactaggttttaagacTAAGATGGGTTTGAGTTGtgttcaagatggcgccgagtatggctgctgcgttgcgagctccaacacaatattgcagttttttgtttgttttgtctacaattcttatgttttttgtcttgttgtctacgatagacaaacacttttggacattggttctgcaatagcacaccgaaaaccagactttaaatacctcaatgccgacccgctgtttacaaacacgccagcggagccctttgtctgggctgcccggccacaGAAACGCaaccggaaaaggggaaggagagccagcgttctcatctgactaagacgtcgtgcaaatcgacccccgctacccagtattctactggcaaatgttcagtctctggacaacaagctctgcgagctgagagtgcggatctctttccaaagaGAGATGAGgtactgctgcattatctgccttacagaaacttggatgtctgcggagattccagactcagccattgaacccgcggggttctccatgcaccgagcggacagagtgaaagacctctcaggtaaaagcagaggtggtggtgtatgttttatgatcaacaaatcctggtgtgatcagaggaacgtacattctatcaagtctttctgctctcctgatctggaatttctcatgcttctgtgttgaccattctggctaccgagggaattcacagcggtcattatcactgctgtgtatatcccgccataagccgacacagaccgggcactcaaggaactgtatgggattataagcaagcaggaaaccgcgcaccctgaggccgcgttcattgtgactggggagtttaacaaagccaacttcaagtcaatagcaccgaaatactatcaacacatcagtttcaacacacgaggggaccgggttttggaccattgctactctcccttccgggatggctacaaatccctcccccacccaccatttggcaaatcggaccactcttctgtcctgcttctgcccgcttataggcagaaattgaaacaggaagcacccgccctcagaacgatccagtgctggtcagaccaatcagattctatgctacaagactgttttgatcacacggactgggagatgttccggtccgcctctgatgacgacatcgaggcaTATGCTGATAgcataacatgtttcatcaggaagtgcatagaggatgttgtaccAACCACAACTATACGGATTTACCCGAACCAAAAACCaaggattaatagcgatgttgtgcagcacttaatgcgtggacctctgcttttaattccgggaacgcggaggagcataaacaagccagttatgccagagcagcaaaacgccagtacggggacaagattgaaggacagttcaacaccactgacgctagaatgtggcagggaattaacatcatcacggactttaaagggaataaaaactccgccgtgaacactgctgcatctctcccggatgagcttaatactttttatgcttgtttcgagggaaataacaccgcccgcgcggagagagctctcgcggccgaagctacagtggTTAGTTCagtctccgtctctgtagcggatgtaacccgatccttccgacgggtgaatatccgcaaagcggtgggtccagacggcatttcgggccgcgtcatcagagcatgcgcgaaccaactggctggtgtttttacagatatttacaaCCTTCCCCtttccttgtctgtggtccccacatattttatttttatttttttgatttttccccttttttcacccaatttgtaatctgggtgacggaggatgaatcccagttgcctccgcgtctgagaccatcaacccacgcatcttatcacgtggcttgttgagcgcgttgccacggagacatagcacgtgtggaggcttcacgccatccaccgcagcatccgtgctcaactcaccacgtgccccaccgagaatgaaccacattatagcgatcacgaggaggttaccccatgtgattctaccctcactagcaaccgggccaatttggttgcttaggacacctggctggagtcactcagcacgccctgggattcgaactagcgaactccaggggtggtagccagcgtattttaccactgagctacccaggcccctggtccgcacatgctttaaaacgtccaccattgtgcctgtaccaaagcaatccaaaatcacttgcttaaatgactggcaacctgttgctctgacccccatcatcagcaaatgctttgaaagactaatcagagattaaagCTGCCCTccatcactggactcactgcagtttgcataccgcaacaaccgctccactgatgatgccattgcatctacactacacactgctctctcccacctggaaaaaagaacacttatgtgagaatgctgtttgtagactacagctcagccttcaacaccatagtgtcctccaagcttgatgagaaactctggaaTCAATCtctccaagcaatcagacttttgaattcttgatctctcacgatcaatttACAATAGCACTgcaatttattaatcttattatctcacactggactgtcataaattatattctctcttaacaacacactggcaacttactatcaaccgacagcctgaatgtcaatacagtacaatacaacctactttatattttatatatactatttttattatactgtatattccatatTGTGTGTAtcgtatactgtacattgtatattattatttgtatactgtgttgagtaattatgtttatattattatttgtaaattgtgttgtatcactgtcacgactgctatgttgctcgtaactgcacccaagactttcacccactgttgcattgtgtatatggttgtgtgacaataaagtgatttgattttgatttgatatgttCAAAAACGcagtctagataggcagctcactaggttttaagaATATGTTCAACAaagctgtctagataggcagctcacaaggttttaaGAATAAGATgttcaaaaatgctgtctagataggcagctcactaggttaaGACTAAGATGTTCAAAAATGATGTTTAGATAGTCCCTAGATTTTAAGACTAAAATgttcaaaaatgctgtctagataggcagctcactaggttttaagaATATGTTCAAAAACGCTGTCTAGATAGTCACTAGATTTTAAGACTAAAATgttcaaaaatgctgtctagataggcagctcactaggttttaagacTAGGATGttaaaaaatgctgtctagatagtcttaacctagtgagctgcctatgttCTAAAacgctgtctagataggcagctcactgggtttAGAGACACGTCCATTGATTCAAAGCTGCTAATGAATTTGTGCAGCTCTCTGTCTCTCAAACTCTAAAGTGTTACGCGCATGATGTCATTCTGAGAGCTGATATCAAAGATGAAATGTTCTGCTGTATACTCACATGATCTATGTAGTGATGTTCTGTGTGTCTTTCTGCTGCAGTTCTCGAGCTTCTGCTTACTGCTACTGAACGATAACTGCGCAAATCACGCGAGAACTGGCGCTGCATGCGATGAGGTCAAAGTTGAAATGAGACTAAAGGGAATCCCCCTTTATTTTATAAGTTTGTTGTGTAATGTTTTTACAGctacaataaatataatatttgtaccaatctaaatacaaatgaatgtaattcAACAAAAAGTGAGTATAATGGGCGGGACTTATAGGTTCGAACTTTTTCAGTGATTGGTCAAGATTAATgagtctaaataataataataataataataataataataataataaagaattttaattttaaatttattttaatttttggctatttaatttcaattaaatgtttattgaagTATCCGGTGTCATTTGTTCATGTATAAATCCGAGCGCTGCTGAAGCAGGATATGATTGCATTGTCACGTGATCTCTGTGACTTTTCTCAGCGTTGATAAATATGCAccaatcacagccttttgtgattactggggaatcatttttatttaacctttttATACAGATTTAAGAAGCGTATTTCAATTTAAATGTCGAGCTACCAGTGCTTTTAAtctatagatttattttttaacgAACATATTGGATTGGATCGCTCCAGCGCACGTTTTGAATAGAGGAAGTGACGTAACGGCAGGTATAAGAGCCGTTTAGAGTCTGTTGACATGCAGCTAATCAAAGAAAAGTCTTAAGCATTGCAGTCTGTGCTGATGTTGATCGTGTAAATCATTCTGTTAATTCCTATTTATTATGATATTTGGCAGAATCCAGTCGCGCGGAGCTCATT
Proteins encoded in this window:
- the LOC127429798 gene encoding mediator of RNA polymerase II transcription subunit 17 is translated as MMSGGPAVRVSIESSCERQVQEVSLDGLETYVPPLSMSQNLAKLAQRIDFGQSSDSDEERTEGESRDEWSKLEPEEDEGTVKFQPSLWPWDSVRNNLRSALTEMCVLHDVLSVVKEKKYMTLDPVSQDPTMAKTPQVFQLISKKKSLATAAQLLLKGAEKLTKSVAENQEQRRQRDFNSELLRLRSQWKLRKVGDKILGDLSYRSAGSLFPHHGTFEVIKNTDIDLDKKIPDDYCPLNVQIPSDLEGSAYIKVSIQKQSPDIGDLGTVNLFRKQPKAKPGSQMWHLKLEAAQNVLLCKEIFAQLSREAVQIKSQIPHIVVKNQIISQPFPGLQLSISLCHSTGDKKHQRTSPDKSKPDDHLYVLEHNLHQLTREFHKQTLSSVVMPHPASAPFGHKRLRLAGPMAYDKAEISSLQQSEGLLEKIIKQAKHIFLRSRTARTIDSLASRIEDPQIQAHWSNINDVYESSVKVLITSQGYEQICKSIQLQLNIGVEQIRVVHRDGRVITLSHQEQELQDFLLSQMSQHQVHAVQQLAKVMGWHVLSFSNHVGLGPIESIGNASAITVASPNGDYAISVRNGPESGCKVLVQFSRSQAKDLPKSDVVQDAKWTHLRGPHKEVHWGRMEGRNFVYKMELLMAALTPCP